One genomic region from Streptomyces sp. NBC_00582 encodes:
- a CDS encoding fluoride efflux transporter FluC, which translates to MSAPEAESLRTSTSRGTTGTGQLPVIAVVAVGGGIGAAARYAAALAWPMPTGGFPWTTFWVNAAGCAVIGVFLVLITEVLTVHRLVRPFFGTGVLGGFTTFSTYAVDIQRLLDAGRPGTAFAYLAATLCAALGGVWAAATTTRRLLGRRPR; encoded by the coding sequence ATGTCAGCTCCCGAGGCCGAGAGCCTCCGCACCAGCACCTCGCGCGGGACCACCGGAACCGGTCAGCTCCCGGTGATCGCCGTGGTGGCCGTCGGCGGCGGGATCGGCGCCGCCGCCCGCTACGCCGCAGCGCTGGCCTGGCCGATGCCCACCGGCGGCTTCCCCTGGACGACCTTCTGGGTGAACGCCGCCGGCTGCGCGGTCATCGGTGTCTTCCTGGTGCTGATCACCGAGGTGCTGACCGTGCACCGGCTGGTGCGCCCCTTCTTCGGCACCGGCGTCCTCGGCGGCTTCACCACCTTCTCGACGTACGCCGTCGACATCCAGCGGCTTCTCGACGCGGGCCGCCCCGGCACCGCGTTCGCCTACCTCGCCGCGACCCTGTGCGCCGCGCTCGGCGGGGTGTGGGCCGCGGCCACCACGACACGCCGTCTCCTCGGCCGGAGGCCGCGATGA
- a CDS encoding DUF190 domain-containing protein, with protein MTRLSGNALRLTVLVGENDTWHHRPLYAEIVHRAHAAGLAGASVFHGIEGFGASSVVHTSRLLSLSEDLPVAVVIVDAEERVHAFLPHLEELVTDGLVVLDECHVVRFEGRDRNQGEPDTKGKKSL; from the coding sequence ATGACCCGACTCAGCGGCAACGCCCTGCGCCTGACCGTCCTCGTCGGCGAGAACGACACCTGGCACCACAGACCCCTGTACGCGGAGATCGTCCATCGCGCCCACGCGGCCGGTCTCGCCGGAGCCAGCGTCTTCCACGGCATCGAGGGTTTCGGCGCGTCCTCCGTGGTCCACACCTCCCGGCTGCTCTCGCTCAGCGAGGACCTGCCGGTCGCGGTCGTGATCGTGGACGCCGAGGAGCGCGTGCACGCCTTCCTGCCGCACCTCGAAGAGCTGGTCACGGACGGTCTGGTCGTCCTCGACGAGTGCCATGTCGTCCGGTTCGAGGGCCGCGACCGGAATCAGGGCGAACCGGACACGAAGGGTAAGAAGTCGTTGTGA
- the crcB gene encoding fluoride efflux transporter CrcB: MNWLVVVAGGMIGAPARYLTDRAVQSRHDSVFPWGTFVVNVTGSLILGTLTGAAALGPDLRLFLGTGFCGALTTYSTFSYESLRLTETGAGLYAAANVLGSLLAGLGAAFAGVAIGQAVWP; this comes from the coding sequence GTGAACTGGCTGGTGGTCGTCGCGGGCGGCATGATCGGCGCGCCCGCGCGCTATCTCACCGACCGCGCGGTGCAGTCCCGGCACGACTCGGTGTTCCCCTGGGGCACGTTCGTCGTCAACGTGACCGGCTCCCTGATCCTCGGCACCCTCACCGGCGCCGCCGCCCTCGGCCCCGACCTGCGGTTGTTCCTGGGCACGGGTTTCTGCGGGGCGCTCACCACGTACTCGACGTTCTCGTACGAGTCGCTCCGGCTGACGGAGACCGGCGCGGGCCTCTACGCTGCCGCCAATGTCCTCGGGAGCCTCCTGGCGGGCCTCGGGGCCGCGTTCGCCGGCGTCGCGATAGGCCAGGCGGTGTGGCCCTAG
- a CDS encoding undecaprenyl-diphosphate phosphatase, producing MSAISIGQAVVLGAVEGVTEFLPVSSTGHLKITEGLMHIPVDDDAVVGFSAVIQVGAIAAVLVYFRKDIVRIVSAWFRGLRHREERVHHDYRFAWWVIYATIPIVVVGLAAKPLIEGPLASLWVVAGSLIAGSGVMWAADQMGRHKRGEDDTSFKDAMLVGSSQILALLFPGFSRSGATMSTALILDLDRVAATRLSFFLGIPALTGAGLYELKDALGTGAGAAPLAVGTVVSFVVAYASIAWLLKFVAKHSFNAFVIYRIVIGVLLFGLLGTGVLSG from the coding sequence ATGAGCGCCATCTCCATCGGCCAAGCCGTCGTCCTCGGAGCTGTCGAGGGAGTGACCGAGTTCCTCCCCGTCTCCTCCACCGGCCATCTGAAGATCACCGAGGGCCTGATGCACATCCCGGTCGACGACGACGCGGTCGTCGGGTTCTCCGCGGTGATCCAGGTCGGGGCGATCGCCGCGGTGCTGGTGTACTTCCGCAAGGACATCGTGCGGATCGTGTCGGCCTGGTTCCGGGGTCTGCGCCACCGTGAGGAGCGCGTCCACCACGACTACAGGTTCGCCTGGTGGGTGATCTACGCGACGATCCCGATCGTCGTGGTCGGTCTCGCCGCCAAACCGCTGATCGAGGGGCCGCTGGCCTCCCTGTGGGTGGTCGCGGGCTCGCTGATCGCCGGCAGCGGTGTGATGTGGGCGGCCGACCAGATGGGCCGGCACAAGCGCGGCGAGGACGACACCTCGTTCAAGGACGCGATGCTCGTGGGCAGCTCCCAGATCCTCGCACTGCTCTTCCCGGGCTTCTCCCGCTCCGGTGCCACCATGTCCACCGCGCTCATCCTCGACCTGGACCGCGTCGCCGCGACCCGGCTCTCCTTCTTCCTCGGCATCCCCGCCCTGACCGGCGCGGGCCTGTACGAGCTGAAGGACGCGCTCGGCACCGGCGCGGGCGCCGCCCCGCTGGCCGTGGGCACCGTCGTCTCGTTCGTCGTGGCGTACGCCTCCATCGCCTGGCTGCTGAAGTTCGTCGCCAAGCACTCCTTCAACGCCTTCGTGATCTACCGGATCGTCATCGGCGTCCTGCTGTTCGGCCTGCTGGGCACCGGTGTGCTGAGCGGTTGA
- a CDS encoding FadR/GntR family transcriptional regulator, with amino-acid sequence MEAVLGHLRGAIERGEYAIGDKLPSEAELCRTLEVSRPVLREALRALQTMGLTVAKTGKGTFVIANTVEDPTFGDYAASDLLEVRRHVEIPVAGYAARRRSPENLDHLAHLLDRMERETDTTAWVAMDTLFHLAVAEAAQNPVFRRVIEEIRDALARQSAFLNELGGRREQSNREHRAIVEALIDGSEHDAVEAMSHHLDRVETTLTDIVRSPGTSTPLEGGPEA; translated from the coding sequence ATGGAAGCGGTTCTCGGCCACCTCCGTGGCGCCATCGAGCGCGGCGAGTACGCCATCGGCGACAAGCTCCCCTCCGAGGCGGAGCTCTGCCGCACCCTCGAGGTGTCCCGGCCCGTGCTGCGGGAGGCCCTGCGCGCCCTGCAGACCATGGGCCTGACGGTCGCCAAGACCGGCAAGGGCACCTTCGTGATCGCGAACACCGTCGAGGACCCCACCTTCGGCGACTACGCGGCCAGCGACCTGCTGGAGGTGCGCCGCCACGTCGAGATCCCGGTCGCCGGATACGCGGCACGGCGCCGCAGCCCGGAGAACCTGGACCACCTGGCCCATCTGCTCGACCGCATGGAACGGGAGACGGACACCACCGCGTGGGTCGCGATGGACACCCTCTTCCACCTGGCCGTCGCCGAAGCCGCCCAGAACCCGGTCTTCCGCCGGGTCATCGAGGAGATCCGGGACGCACTGGCGCGTCAGTCGGCCTTCCTCAACGAGCTGGGCGGCCGGCGCGAGCAGTCCAACCGCGAGCACCGGGCCATCGTGGAAGCGCTGATCGACGGTTCCGAGCACGACGCCGTGGAGGCGATGAGCCATCACCTCGACCGCGTCGAGACGACCCTCACCGACATCGTGCGCTCCCCTGGCACGAGCACCCCCCTGGAAGGCGGACCCGAGGCGTGA
- a CDS encoding amino acid permease encodes MSEQHLKDETRPSSGHIDAGDHGYSKSLKHRHVNMIAIGGAIGTGLFLGAGGRLADAGPSLFVAYAVCGVFAFLVVRALGELVLYRPSSGAFVSYAREFLGEKGAYTAGWMYFLNWATTGIADITAVATYTHYWGMFSDIPQWVIALIALAVVLAVNLISVKIFGELEFWFAIVKVSALVIFMCIGIFLLVTQHPVDGTTPGPSLITDNGGVFPNGLLPMLLIIQGVVFAYASVELVGVAAGETENPEKIMPKAINSIMWRVGLFYVGSVVLLSMLLPWNKYTAGESPFVTVLSNIGVPAAGGVMNLVVLTAAMSSLNSGLYSTGRILRSMAVNGSAPRFTAKMSRTQVPYGGILLTSGMCVLGVGLNFVVPADAFEIVLNFAAIGILSTWGMIMICHLLFWQKTQKGELTRPGYQLPGSPWTELVTLFFLASVLVLMYADGGAGRTTVLCLPLIVGALVAGWYAIRRNLRRTSAKADA; translated from the coding sequence GTGAGCGAACAGCACCTCAAAGACGAGACGCGCCCCTCGTCCGGTCACATCGACGCCGGAGACCACGGCTACAGCAAGTCGCTGAAGCACCGGCACGTCAACATGATCGCCATCGGCGGTGCCATCGGCACCGGACTCTTCCTCGGCGCGGGCGGCAGGCTCGCCGACGCCGGGCCCTCCCTCTTCGTCGCGTACGCCGTCTGCGGCGTCTTCGCGTTCCTCGTCGTGCGCGCCCTCGGCGAGCTCGTCCTGTACCGCCCGTCCTCCGGCGCCTTCGTGTCCTACGCCCGGGAGTTCCTCGGCGAGAAGGGCGCGTACACGGCCGGCTGGATGTACTTCCTGAACTGGGCCACCACCGGGATCGCCGACATCACCGCGGTGGCCACCTACACCCACTACTGGGGCATGTTCTCCGACATCCCCCAGTGGGTGATCGCCCTGATCGCCCTGGCCGTGGTCCTGGCCGTGAACCTGATATCCGTGAAGATCTTCGGCGAACTGGAGTTCTGGTTCGCCATCGTCAAGGTCAGCGCCCTGGTGATCTTCATGTGCATCGGCATCTTCCTGCTGGTCACCCAGCACCCGGTGGACGGCACCACCCCCGGCCCCTCCCTGATCACCGACAACGGCGGCGTCTTCCCCAACGGCCTGCTGCCCATGCTGCTGATCATCCAGGGCGTCGTCTTCGCCTACGCCTCCGTCGAGCTCGTCGGCGTCGCCGCCGGTGAGACCGAGAACCCCGAGAAGATCATGCCGAAGGCGATCAACTCGATCATGTGGCGCGTGGGCCTGTTCTACGTCGGCTCGGTCGTCCTGCTGTCGATGCTGCTCCCGTGGAACAAGTACACGGCCGGCGAGAGCCCCTTCGTCACCGTGCTGTCCAACATCGGCGTCCCGGCGGCCGGCGGGGTGATGAACCTGGTCGTCCTCACGGCGGCCATGTCCTCCCTCAACTCCGGCCTCTACTCCACCGGCCGCATCCTGCGCTCCATGGCCGTCAACGGCTCCGCCCCCCGGTTCACCGCGAAGATGAGCCGCACCCAGGTCCCCTACGGCGGCATCCTGCTCACCAGCGGTATGTGTGTCCTGGGCGTCGGCCTCAACTTCGTGGTCCCGGCGGACGCCTTCGAGATCGTCCTGAACTTCGCGGCGATCGGCATCCTCTCCACCTGGGGCATGATCATGATCTGTCACCTCCTCTTCTGGCAGAAGACCCAGAAGGGCGAGCTGACCCGCCCGGGCTACCAGCTCCCGGGCTCCCCCTGGACCGAGCTCGTGACCCTGTTCTTCCTCGCCTCGGTCCTGGTCCTCATGTACGCCGACGGCGGCGCCGGACGCACCACCGTGCTGTGCCTGCCGCTGATCGTCGGAGCACTCGTCGCCGGCTGGTACGCCATCCGCCGCAACCTCCGGCGCACCTCCGCCAAGGCCGACGCGTGA
- a CDS encoding asparaginase, giving the protein MYSSALADAPVIREPLHAPVAHLVRGGVTEGVHHGSVVVLGTGGDVDLQLGDIEAAFYPRSALKPVQAVAMLRAGLPLDGELLSLAAASHSGEERHLAGTRRILELAGVTEDHLRNVTDMPYDPAVRDTWIREGRAPSRLAQNCSGKHAAMLYTCKLNGWSLDGYLDPEHPLQQAIAEIVEDLTGQRIARVTVDGCGAPLFSVSLHGLARAAARITTAAPGTPEARVADAMRDHAEMASGADRDVAALMRAVPGLLAKDGFEGVEVAALPDGRAVAVKISDGANRARIPVTAAALARAGVDPALLKAFEGEDLLGGGVPVGSVRPVRALDPVTVRACA; this is encoded by the coding sequence ATGTACAGCAGCGCGCTCGCGGACGCCCCCGTGATCCGTGAACCCCTCCACGCGCCCGTCGCCCACCTCGTCAGAGGCGGAGTGACCGAGGGCGTCCACCACGGCTCCGTCGTCGTCCTCGGCACGGGCGGTGACGTCGACCTCCAGCTCGGCGACATCGAGGCCGCCTTCTACCCGCGGTCCGCGCTCAAGCCCGTCCAGGCCGTGGCGATGCTGCGGGCCGGGCTGCCGCTCGACGGCGAGCTGCTCTCGCTCGCCGCCGCCAGCCACTCCGGCGAGGAACGCCACCTCGCCGGGACCCGGCGGATCCTCGAGCTGGCCGGTGTCACGGAGGACCATTTGCGCAACGTCACGGACATGCCGTACGACCCGGCGGTCCGCGACACCTGGATACGCGAGGGCCGCGCGCCCTCCCGTCTCGCGCAGAACTGCTCCGGCAAGCACGCCGCCATGCTGTACACCTGCAAGCTCAACGGCTGGTCCCTCGACGGCTACCTCGATCCGGAGCACCCGCTCCAGCAGGCGATCGCGGAGATCGTCGAGGACCTCACCGGACAGCGGATCGCACGGGTCACCGTCGACGGGTGCGGCGCCCCGCTCTTCTCCGTCTCCCTGCACGGCCTCGCCCGGGCCGCCGCCCGCATCACCACCGCGGCGCCCGGCACCCCCGAGGCCCGGGTCGCGGACGCCATGCGCGACCACGCCGAGATGGCCTCCGGCGCCGACCGGGACGTGGCCGCCCTGATGCGGGCCGTCCCCGGACTGCTCGCCAAGGACGGCTTCGAGGGCGTGGAGGTCGCCGCCCTCCCGGACGGCCGCGCCGTCGCCGTCAAGATCTCCGACGGCGCGAACCGGGCCCGGATCCCGGTCACGGCGGCCGCCCTCGCCCGCGCGGGCGTCGACCCCGCCCTCCTCAAGGCATTCGAGGGCGAGGACCTGCTCGGCGGCGGCGTACCGGTCGGCTCGGTCCGCCCGGTACGGGCCCTGGACCCGGTGACCGTGCGCGCCTGCGCCTGA
- the aspA gene encoding aspartate ammonia-lyase: MTAATRSEHDLLGDRDVPADAYWGVHTLRATENFPITGTTLSAYPHLVDALAAVKEAAALANEELGLLAPDKAAAIVAACREIRAGGLHDQFVVDVIQGGAGTSTNMNANEVVANRALELMGHEKGQYQYLHPNEDVNLGQSTNDVYPTAVKIATVFAVRGLLKAMAVLQDSFGRKAVEFRDVLKMGRTQLQDAVPMTLGQEFSAYAVMIDEDRNRLDEAVQLIHEINLGATAIGTGLNAPAGYAESARRHLAEITGLPLVTAANLVEATQDCGAFVQMSGVLKRIAVKLSKSCNDLRLLSSGPRAGLGEINLPPVQAGSSIMPGKVNPVIPEVVNQVAFEVIGNDVTITMAAEAGQLQLNAFEPIILHSLSESITHLRAACLTLAERCVDGITANTETLRATVENSIGLVTALNPHIGYTAATDIAKEALVTGRGVAELVLEKGLLPAERLADLLRPEVLAGSGAPLV, from the coding sequence ATGACCGCCGCCACCCGCAGCGAACACGACCTCCTCGGAGACCGGGACGTCCCCGCCGACGCGTACTGGGGTGTCCACACCCTGCGCGCCACCGAGAACTTCCCCATCACCGGCACCACCCTCTCCGCCTACCCGCACCTCGTCGACGCGCTCGCCGCCGTCAAGGAGGCAGCCGCCCTCGCCAACGAGGAACTCGGCCTGCTGGCGCCCGACAAGGCCGCCGCGATCGTCGCCGCCTGCCGAGAGATCCGCGCGGGCGGGCTGCACGACCAGTTCGTCGTCGACGTCATCCAGGGCGGCGCCGGCACCTCGACCAACATGAACGCCAACGAGGTCGTGGCGAACCGCGCCCTGGAGCTGATGGGTCACGAGAAGGGGCAGTACCAGTACCTGCACCCCAACGAGGACGTCAACCTCGGCCAGTCCACCAACGACGTCTACCCGACCGCCGTCAAGATAGCGACGGTCTTCGCGGTGCGTGGACTGCTCAAGGCGATGGCCGTACTGCAGGACTCCTTCGGCCGCAAGGCCGTCGAGTTCCGCGATGTGCTCAAGATGGGCCGTACACAGTTGCAGGACGCGGTCCCCATGACGCTCGGTCAGGAGTTCTCCGCGTACGCCGTCATGATCGACGAGGACCGCAACCGTCTCGACGAGGCCGTCCAGTTGATCCATGAGATCAACCTCGGCGCCACGGCCATCGGCACCGGCCTCAACGCCCCCGCCGGATACGCCGAGTCCGCCCGCCGCCACCTCGCCGAGATCACCGGCCTGCCCCTGGTCACCGCCGCCAACCTGGTCGAGGCCACCCAGGACTGCGGCGCGTTCGTCCAGATGTCCGGCGTGCTGAAGCGGATCGCGGTCAAGCTGAGCAAGAGCTGCAACGACCTGCGTCTGCTGTCCTCCGGTCCGCGCGCGGGCCTCGGCGAGATCAACCTCCCGCCCGTGCAGGCCGGATCGTCCATCATGCCCGGCAAGGTCAACCCGGTGATCCCCGAGGTCGTCAACCAGGTCGCCTTCGAGGTGATCGGCAACGACGTCACCATCACCATGGCCGCCGAGGCCGGACAGCTCCAGCTCAACGCCTTCGAGCCGATCATCCTGCACTCGCTGTCGGAGAGCATCACGCATCTGCGGGCCGCCTGCCTCACCCTCGCCGAGCGCTGTGTCGACGGCATCACCGCCAACACCGAGACCCTGCGCGCGACCGTCGAGAACTCCATCGGCCTGGTCACCGCCCTCAACCCGCACATCGGGTACACCGCGGCCACCGACATCGCCAAGGAGGCCCTCGTCACCGGCCGGGGTGTCGCCGAACTCGTCCTGGAGAAGGGCCTGCTGCCCGCCGAGCGACTCGCCGACCTGCTGCGCCCCGAGGTCCTGGCCGGCAGCGGCGCCCCCCTGGTGTGA
- a CDS encoding glutaminase: MVIMTTTSSLAFQPVLERIAEEMEHTPGRGRPADYIPALAARDPRDFGMAVAELDGTVYGVGDWREPFSTQSITKVFTLALDLAREGDELWEHVGREPSGNPFNSLVQLEYEHGIPRNPFINAGALVVTDRLQTRTGDAAGELLAFLRAESGNPALAFDAEVAASESAHGDRNAALAHFMASYGNIDNPVPDLLDQYFRQCSLTASCADLALATTFLARHGIRADGTRLLTRSQAKQVNAVMLTCGTYDAAGDFAYRVGLPGKSGVGGGIIAVVPGRCTLCVWSPGLDEHGNSVAGVAALDRFTTLTGLSVF, from the coding sequence ATGGTGATCATGACAACGACGTCGTCCCTCGCCTTCCAGCCGGTCCTGGAGCGCATCGCCGAGGAGATGGAGCACACCCCCGGCCGCGGCCGGCCCGCCGACTACATCCCGGCGCTCGCGGCCCGCGATCCGCGCGACTTCGGCATGGCCGTCGCCGAGCTCGACGGCACGGTGTACGGCGTGGGGGACTGGCGCGAGCCGTTCTCCACACAGTCCATCACCAAGGTCTTCACCCTCGCCCTCGACCTGGCCCGCGAGGGCGACGAACTCTGGGAGCACGTGGGCCGCGAGCCCTCCGGCAACCCCTTCAACTCCCTGGTCCAGCTGGAGTACGAGCACGGCATCCCGCGCAACCCCTTCATCAACGCGGGCGCCCTCGTCGTCACCGACCGCCTCCAGACCCGTACCGGAGACGCGGCCGGGGAACTCCTCGCCTTCCTGCGCGCCGAGAGCGGCAACCCCGCGCTCGCCTTCGACGCGGAGGTCGCCGCGTCCGAGTCCGCGCACGGTGACCGCAACGCCGCGCTCGCCCACTTCATGGCGTCGTACGGCAACATCGACAACCCGGTACCGGACCTCCTCGACCAGTACTTCCGCCAGTGCTCGCTCACCGCGTCCTGTGCCGACCTGGCCCTCGCCACCACCTTCCTCGCCCGGCACGGCATCCGCGCCGACGGCACCCGTCTGCTGACCCGCAGCCAGGCCAAGCAGGTCAACGCGGTGATGCTGACCTGCGGCACCTACGACGCGGCCGGTGACTTCGCCTACCGCGTGGGGCTGCCCGGCAAGAGCGGGGTCGGCGGCGGGATCATCGCCGTCGTCCCCGGCCGCTGCACCCTGTGCGTATGGAGCCCCGGTCTCGACGAACACGGCAACTCGGTGGCCGGCGTGGCGGCCCTGGACCGCTTCACCACCCTCACCGGCCTGTCGGTCTTCTGA
- the mptB gene encoding polyprenol phosphomannose-dependent alpha 1,6 mannosyltransferase MptB — protein MGFPVDLRSCQVLGLAGTACLALGGESAGALPARELLAPSSVHAALGLVGVYFGLVLLTAAWVLLGRLVRGADPPTPRALVLVLAVWAAPLVVGPPLFSRDVYSYLAQGAMVDAHIDVYAHGPARLGGPLAAEVAPLWRHTGAPYGPVFMAVASALYGLTHGELPAGLIGMRLVALCGVASMAAALPRIARHSGADPAAALWLGVLNPLVLLHLVAGAHNDAVMLGLLGTGLVAALARRPVPAAVLVTLAALVKAPAILGLAAVVLLAVRAGRHPVRAVLTTLAACAATTVAATALAGTGYGWIAALNTPVSPQNWALTSLLGRATGALLEHLGSDLAPLAVPAWHVIGLAVTAMALVAIWWRLRPRPVYALGLSLATVAAFGPAIRPWYALWGLFLIAAAAPSTSVRHRTAAVAGVLALAVLPDGGPADGGRLLLALCGGALAVVVLWQAHLAAQGPAALGRTA, from the coding sequence ATGGGTTTCCCCGTCGATCTCCGTAGTTGCCAGGTTCTCGGTCTGGCCGGTACGGCCTGTCTCGCGCTGGGCGGCGAGAGCGCCGGCGCGCTGCCCGCGCGGGAACTCCTGGCACCGTCCTCCGTGCACGCCGCACTCGGTCTGGTCGGCGTGTACTTCGGGCTGGTGCTGCTCACCGCGGCCTGGGTCCTCCTCGGCCGGCTCGTCCGCGGCGCCGACCCGCCGACCCCGCGCGCCCTCGTGCTCGTCCTCGCGGTGTGGGCCGCGCCGCTGGTCGTCGGACCGCCCCTGTTCAGCCGGGACGTCTACAGCTACCTCGCGCAGGGGGCCATGGTGGACGCGCACATCGACGTCTACGCCCACGGCCCGGCGCGGCTCGGCGGCCCGCTCGCCGCCGAGGTCGCCCCGCTGTGGCGGCACACCGGAGCCCCGTACGGCCCGGTCTTCATGGCGGTCGCCTCCGCGCTGTACGGCCTCACCCACGGCGAACTGCCCGCAGGGCTCATCGGCATGCGGCTGGTCGCGCTGTGCGGGGTGGCGTCGATGGCGGCCGCGCTGCCCCGGATCGCCCGGCACAGCGGCGCCGACCCGGCCGCCGCGCTGTGGCTGGGTGTCCTCAACCCGCTGGTGCTGCTGCACCTGGTGGCGGGCGCCCACAACGACGCCGTCATGCTGGGCCTGCTCGGGACCGGACTGGTCGCCGCCCTCGCCCGCCGCCCGGTCCCCGCGGCAGTCCTCGTCACGCTCGCCGCCCTGGTCAAGGCCCCCGCGATCCTCGGTCTCGCCGCGGTCGTGCTGCTGGCCGTGCGCGCGGGACGGCATCCCGTGCGGGCCGTCCTGACCACGCTCGCCGCCTGCGCCGCCACCACGGTCGCCGCGACCGCCCTCGCGGGCACCGGATACGGCTGGATAGCCGCCCTGAACACCCCGGTGTCGCCGCAGAACTGGGCCCTCACCAGCCTCCTCGGCCGCGCCACCGGCGCCCTCCTCGAACACCTCGGCAGCGACCTCGCCCCGCTCGCCGTCCCCGCCTGGCACGTGATCGGTCTCGCGGTCACCGCCATGGCCCTGGTCGCCATATGGTGGCGGCTGCGTCCCCGCCCGGTGTACGCGCTCGGGCTCAGCCTCGCCACGGTGGCCGCGTTCGGCCCGGCGATCCGTCCCTGGTACGCGCTGTGGGGCCTGTTCCTCATCGCCGCCGCGGCCCCCAGCACCTCCGTACGCCACCGTACGGCGGCGGTGGCCGGGGTCCTCGCCCTGGCCGTGCTGCCCGACGGCGGGCCCGCCGACGGCGGCCGGTTGCTCCTCGCGCTCTGCGGCGGCGCGCTCGCCGTCGTCGTCCTGTGGCAGGCCCACCTCGCGGCACAGGGGCCGGCCGCTCTGGGACGTACGGCATGA
- a CDS encoding glycosyltransferase 87 family protein yields MRAPATDRGSLLLLGCLVAAVTLFTAMVPLLRDWFDLRVYYGTVNTWMHHGGRVYDYRVPGTPYGFTYPPFAAVTMLPMALVGLRTAIVAALLLNLAALAAVVRALAGPGWRRHGWYGVILGACVLALFEPLRDTFSFGQVNLLLLALVLADARLLASGRGRWAGVGIGLAAAVKLTPAVFIGLLLLARRRRAAAVATAVALAATACAALVAPDASRFYWTEALWDTSRVGRLGYVSNQSLQGVLARLGVESRAVWAVLVVVVLCVWARRARQAVTAGDWQAAFALTGATACLVSPVTWVHHLVWLLPSFAVLLRTGHARVAGALYAVLCTSVVWLWFDDASGVDGFLGSNTYTWVTLGLLLFLPVGHLRAERRPTSHSASATADPPSTAAPAIAAACDQPGRPSTAATGTAAECAADRATGSATGPAAGLGRARSASSDPTGSTRPSAANPQSSSSRASS; encoded by the coding sequence ATGAGAGCACCCGCCACGGACCGTGGCAGCCTGCTGCTGCTCGGCTGCCTCGTCGCGGCCGTCACCCTCTTCACCGCCATGGTCCCGCTGCTGCGCGACTGGTTCGACCTGCGCGTCTACTACGGCACCGTCAACACCTGGATGCACCACGGCGGCCGTGTCTACGACTACCGGGTGCCGGGTACGCCGTACGGCTTCACCTATCCGCCGTTCGCGGCCGTGACCATGCTGCCGATGGCGCTGGTCGGTCTGCGGACCGCGATCGTGGCCGCCCTGCTGCTCAACCTGGCGGCGCTCGCGGCCGTCGTCCGCGCGCTGGCGGGGCCGGGCTGGCGGCGGCACGGCTGGTACGGCGTGATCCTCGGCGCCTGTGTCCTCGCGCTGTTCGAACCGCTGCGGGACACCTTCAGCTTCGGACAGGTCAACCTGCTCCTGCTGGCCCTCGTCCTGGCCGACGCCCGGCTGTTGGCGAGCGGCCGGGGGCGCTGGGCCGGCGTCGGGATCGGGCTCGCGGCAGCCGTGAAGCTCACCCCGGCCGTCTTCATCGGGCTGCTGCTCCTCGCCCGCCGCCGACGCGCGGCCGCCGTCGCGACGGCCGTCGCGCTCGCCGCCACGGCGTGCGCGGCGCTGGTCGCCCCGGACGCGTCCCGGTTCTACTGGACCGAGGCGCTGTGGGACACCAGCCGCGTGGGCCGGCTCGGCTATGTCTCGAACCAGTCGCTCCAGGGGGTGCTGGCCCGGCTCGGCGTGGAGAGCAGGGCCGTGTGGGCGGTGCTGGTCGTGGTGGTGCTGTGCGTGTGGGCGCGGCGGGCCCGGCAGGCCGTGACCGCCGGTGACTGGCAGGCGGCCTTCGCCCTCACGGGGGCCACCGCCTGCCTGGTCAGCCCGGTCACCTGGGTGCACCATCTGGTGTGGCTGCTGCCGTCCTTCGCCGTCCTGCTCCGTACGGGGCACGCGCGTGTGGCGGGTGCCCTGTACGCGGTGCTGTGCACCAGCGTGGTGTGGCTCTGGTTCGACGACGCGTCCGGCGTCGACGGCTTCCTCGGCAGCAACACCTACACCTGGGTCACCCTGGGCCTGCTGCTGTTCCTGCCGGTCGGTCATCTCCGCGCGGAGCGCCGCCCCACGAGCCACAGCGCCAGCGCGACGGCGGACCCGCCCAGTACGGCGGCTCCCGCGATCGCCGCCGCCTGCGACCAGCCCGGACGTCCCTCGACGGCGGCCACGGGGACGGCCGCCGAGTGTGCCGCGGACCGCGCCACCGGGTCGGCCACCGGCCCGGCGGCGGGCCTGGGCCGGGCGCGCAGCGCGTCCAGCGACCCGACCGGTTCGACCCGCCCCTCGGCGGCGAACCCCCAGTCGAGCAGCTCGCGCGCCTCCTCGTAG